The Myxococcus virescens genome includes the window GCACCCGCGCCTGGTGCAGCAGCCCGAGGAGCGCATGCAGTTCGCGCTGTCCATGCGCGTGGCCAAGAAGCTCAATCATCCGAACCTCCTGCGCGTGTACGAGGAGGGCGTGGATGGGGACCGGCCCTTCATCACCATGCAGCTGCTGGAGGGCATGACGCTGCGCCGGATGATGGAGCAGCGCACCGCGCGGGGGCAGCTCTTCTCGCTGAAGGAAGTGGAGCCGCTGCTGTCGCAGATGGCGGCGGCCCTGGATGCGGCGCACCGCTTCGGACCGCACTCCGACGTCAAGCCGGAGAACGTCATCGTCCTGCCGGACCTGCTCAAGGTGACGGACTACGGCCTGGGCCTGGCCGTGCCGCACCTGCCCTTCGTGCAGGCGCAGAAGGGGCAGCGCGCGGACGTCTACATCGCGCCGGAGTACGTGGGCGGGGGCGAACTGGACACGCGCATGGACGTGTACTCGCTCGCGGCCATCGTGGGGGAGATGCTCACCGGGCTCGTGCCCGAGGACGGCGTCATCCCCGGTCTGACGATGCACCACCCGGACCTGCCGACCTCCATCGAGGCGCTGTACCGGCGCGCGCTCAACTTCAACCCGCTGGCCCGTCCGAAGACGGCAGGTGAGTTCCTCACCGAGTTCTCCAACATCCTGGCGCGCACGCCGGCCGCGGTGGTGTCGCGCACGCGGAGCCTCCCGGCGCCTCCGGGCTCGTCGGCCGCGAACACCGCGAGGCAGGCGGCGAGGCCTCCGCCCCCGGTGCCCACGGGCATGCTCCCGGCCGTGCAGGAGGAGGACCTGCCTCCGCCGCCCGGTGTCGCCGCGCCCAAGCCGCCCGCGCCCGTTCCGGACCTGCCGCCGCCGGTGGATGCCACGCAGCCGCTGGACGCGGTGTCGCTGGCCGCCATCATGGGACGGGGCAAGCCCGCGGCCTCGCCCGCGCCGCAGCACCTGACGGAGCAGGCGCTGCCCTTCATCGCGCCACCCGTCGTCGCCGCGAAGGGGGCACCCTCGGCGCAGGGCAGCGCTTCGCGGCCTGCGTCATCTCCGCCCGTGCCCTCTCGCGCCGCGCCAGCGCGGAAGGATTCCGAGGACGCCAGTGAGCGTGGCGCCGCGTCCGAGGCGGCGCTGAGCCGCTCCGCCGCGCCCACGCAGGTGGACGCCCCCGCGGTGACGGATGGCCGCTCCAGCGCGATGACCCTGGACGAGGCGCCCGCGGTGCCCGCGCCCCGCCCCGCCCCGCCCACGCTGGACTCGGCGCCCGCGGTGGGCCGTTCCCGGTCGCGTGCTCGCGACGGCGCGCAGGACGAGGCGTCGTCTCGTTCGCGCGAAGGCGGCGCCGAGGACACTGGCAGCCGTGCTCGCGGCCGTGCCTCCGAGGACTCAGGTGTTCGCACCCGCCGCCGGGGTTCGGAGGTGTCGGACCCGGGCGCTCGTTCCGGCGCGAAGCGGAGCGAACCGTCGGAAGGCTCCAGTTCTCGCGCCGCGCCTCGCGGAGCGGTGCTCACCAGGTCCGCCACGCGCGCGGCGAAGCCCCAGCGTTCCATGTTGAAGTTGGTGTTGCTCGTCCTCGGCTGCCTGGCGTTGGGCGCGGGCGGGGGCTTCCTGGCCATCAAGGCGCTGCAGAAGTCCAGAGGGCAGGGGACGGCGCCTGTTGCCGGACCCGGTGGCGCGGCAGCGCTGGCGGCGCCCGTGGGCGGCTGTCCCGCGGGAATGCGGCTGGTGAGTGGCGGAGCCTTCAAGATGGGCCGGAGCGACGACGACGCACTGGCCAGCCCGGACGAGCGTCCTGTCGCGAGCATCCAGGTGTCTTCGTTCTGCGTGGATGAGTACGAATTCCCCAACCGGGCTGGCGCGATGCCGAAGGTGGCCGTGGCCTGGGAAGAGGCGCGGGGCACGTGCGAGCGCGAGGGCAAGCGGCTCTGCACGGAAGAGGAATGGGAGAAGGCATGCAAGGGCCCCGGCAACTCGCGGTTCCCCTTCGGCGAGGCGCAGTCCGTGGGCGCGTGCAACACCGCGGCGAGCCCGGGTGGACTGGCGGCCTCCGGGCGCTTCGAGCGCTGCAAGTCGGGCTACGCGGTGATGGACCTGGCGGGCAACGCGGCGGAGTGGACGGCCACCCGCGTCGGCGCCCAGGCCTACGCCCTGAAGGGCGGCGCCTTCGACCAGCCGGACCCGGCGTCACGTTGCTCGGCGCGGAGCAACGGCGTGCCCACCGTGCGCTCGAACGCGGTGGGCTTCCGCTGCTGCGCGAGCGTGCGGCAATGAAGGGCTGCGTCGCCGCGCTCCTCGTCGCGCTGCTTCCGGCGGCGGTCGTGGCGCAGCAGCCAGCCCGTCCCCGCGTGGTGGCGGTGAAGTCCGCCCACCTGGCGCCGTATGCCTCCGTCATCGCCGGCTTCGCGGCGGAGGCCCGGGCCGAGGTGCAGGAGGTCATGCTGGACGAAAGCGCGGGCGCGGCCGCGCGGCTCTTCAAGAAGCTGGCGGCGCAGAAGCCCGCGCTGGTGCTGGCCCTGGGGCCCCTGGCCGCCAACGCCGCTCGGCGCTCGCTGGGCGAGGACGTGCCCGTCCTCTTCGCCATGGTGCCCTACTACGAGAAGTACGGCCTGGATGGCGCCAACGTCACCGGCATCTCCCTCACCAGCGACATGGGGCCGGAGCTGGAGGCGTTGAAGGCCGTGTCGCCGAAGGTGAAGCGCGTGGGCATCCTGCATGACCCGCGGTTCTCCGCGGGGACGGTGACGCAGGCCCGCGCGGCGGCGGCCTCGAGGGGCATGTCCATCCTCCCGCTGGAATTGGAGGCGGGGGGCCGGGCGGAGAAGGCGTTGGACGGCGCGGTGGGCAAGGTGGACGCGCTGCTGATGGTGGCGGACAAGACGGTGGGCAACGCGGCGGTCGTCCAGGCGCTCATCGCCTTCGCGGCGGTGCACCGCGTACCGTTGGCCGCGCTAACGCCCAGCCAGGTGAAGGAAGGGGCCACGTTGGCGCTGTCGCCCAGTCCCACGGCCATCGGCCAGCAGGCCGGGCGGCTGGCCAACCGCATCATCCACGAGAAGGTGAATCCAGGAGCGCTGGCGGTGGTTCAGCCTGAGGGGTTGGACTTGTCTCTCAATCTCACCGCCGCCAGGAAGTTGGGTCCGTCCTCCGACGCCGTGCTGGAACTCCTCCGGCTCGCGGCGCGGCGGGACTTTGCCGTGAAGGTCTACGAGTGATTCCGCGATACAGCCGTCAGGAGATGTCCTCCCTCTGGTCCGACGAGGCCCGTTACAGCCGTTGGCGCGACGTGGAGCTCGCCGCCCTGGAGGGCATGGTGGAGGCCGGGCTGGCGCCCCGCGAGGCGCTGCAGGACTGCCTGGCTCGCGCCGGAGACTTCACGCCCGAGGACGCGGCGAAAATCGAGGAGATTGAGCGCACCACCAAGCACGACGTCATCGCGTTCCTCACCTTCATGGAAGAGCGGGTGGGGCCCAGCGCGCGCTGGCTGCACCTGGGCATGACGTCGTCGGACGTCCTGGACACGTCGCTGGCGCTCACCCTGCGTGACGCGCTGGACCTCATCCTGAAGGATGTGGACCGCGTCATGGCCGCGGTGGAGAAGCGCGCCTTCGAGCACAAGCACACGCTGCAGATGGGCCGCAGCCACGGCATCCACGCGGAGCCCATCACCTTCGGCCACAAGCTGGCCATCTGGTACGACGAGCTGCGCCGCGCCCGGACGCGCCTGGAGCACGCGCGGGACGTCATCGCCGTGGGGAAGATTTCCGGCGCGGTGGGCACCTTCGCGCACCTGCCGCCCGCGGTGGAGGAGCACGTCTGCCGCAAGCTGGGCCTCAAGCCCGCGCCGGCCTCCAGCCAGGTGGTGCAGCGAGACAGGCACGCGGAGTTCTTCACCGCGCTGGCGCTGCTGGGCTCGAGCATCGAGAAGTTCGCCGTGGAGATTCGCCACCTCCAGCGCACCGAGGTGCGTGAGGCAGAGGAGCCCTTTACCGCGGGACAGAAGGGCTCCAGCGCCATGCCGCACAAGCGCAACCCGATTCTGTCGGAGAACCTCACTGGCCTGGCGCGCCTGTTGCGTGGCTACGCGGTGAGCGCCATGGAGGACGTGGCGCTGTGGCATGAGCGGGACATCTCCCACTCCTCGGTGGAGCGCGTCATCGGCCCGGACGCCACCATCCTCGCGGACTTCATGCTCATCCGCTTCGCGCGGCTGATGGAGGACCTGCGCGTCTACCCGGAGCAGATGAAGAAGAACCTGGACCTGCTGGGCGGCGTGGTGAACTCGCAGCGCCTCCTGTTGGAGCTGGCGCGCAAGGGCATGGACCGGCAGGCCGCGTACGTCATCGTCCAGCGCAACGCGATGAAGCTGTACGAGGAAGGGCTCGACTTCCGGCAGGCCCTGCTCGCGGACGAGGACCTGCGGAAGATGATGACGCCCGAGGAGATTTCCGACTGCTTCTCCCCGGGCTACCACACGCGCCACATGGACGACGTCTTCCAGCGCGTGTTCGGCCGGAGCGCGTAGGCACCCCGTGCCGGTGACGGAGGAGGGCTACTTCAGGTAGCCCTTCTCACGCAGGTTGCGCTCGATGCGGGTCTTCACGTCACCCGGCTCCAGCGTCAGGGGGGTGCCGGTGATGTGCTCGTAGGCCGCCACGTACTTCGCGGCCAGGTCCACGCGCACGTCGTCAGGGATGGGCGGCGGCGTGCCCTGGCCCGAGAAGTTCCGCTCGCGGATGAGCCACTGGCGGATGTTCTCCTTGTCCAGCATGCGCTGGTCCTCGCCCTTCGCGAAGCGCGCTTCGTACTCGTCGGCCATCCAGTAGCGGCTGGAGTCCGGGGTGTGCATCTCGTCGATGACGTAGAGCGTGTCGCCCACCTTGCCGAACTCGTACTTGGTATCCACGAGGATGAGGCCGCGCGAGCGCGCCCACTTCTGCCCTTCGGCGAAGAGGCCCAGCGCGGCCTCGGAGATGCGCGCCCAGTCACGCGGCGTGGCCAGGCCCCGCGCCAGAAGCTCCTTCTCCGAGATGGGCTCGTCGTGCAGGCCGTACTCCGCCTTGGTGGACGGGGTGATGAGGGGGGCGGGGAAGGCCTCGTCCTTGCGCAGGCCGTCCGGGAAGGGCAGGCCGTAGGCGGTGTGCGTGCCCTTCTGGTAGTCGCGCCACAGGCTGCCGGTGAGGTAGCCGCGCACCACCACTTCCACGGCGAAGGGCTGACAGGCACGCGCCACGGTGACGTTGGCGTCGGGCACGTCCAGCACGTGATTGGGGACGATGTGCTTCGTGCGCTCGAACCAGAACGCGGCCAGCCGGTTGAGCACCTCGCCCTTGAAGGGGAGGGTGGTGAGGATGTGGTCGAACGCGGACAGCCGGTCCGTCGTCACCAGGATGAGCCGGTCATCCTGCCGGTAGGTCTCGCGAACCTTGCCGCGGTAGTGCTGGCCGAGCGCGGGCAGGTCCATCTGCTGGAGGGTGAGGGGAAGCTGCGCGTGAAGTGCGGAGGTATTCACTGTCGCCTCGCGGCCCCTCTCTCTCGCGGGAAGGGCGAGAGGAAACGGGGCCAGACTTGAGGCGCGCGACTCTACTGGAGCGAAGCGGGCAGGGAAGAAGGACCGTACGCTGCTGCCAGGTAGAGGAAAGCTGGGTTGATGCGCAGGATTCCGTCCACGTAAGCGACCGCGTAAGGCGCGCCCGACGCCCGGTCCACCTGGACCGCGCTGTTCGGCGCGATGCCCCAGTGGGCGAGCAGCGTGCGGGCCACCAGCTCGGCGGCTTCACGCTCGGAGAGGCCCTGAAGGCCCTCGCGCCGGTCATCCGGCCAACGCTCTCCGCCGGACTCGAACACCAGCTCCAGCGGCGCACCTGCGTCGGGGGCCTGGAACAGGTCCATCTTCGGATCGAAGCCCGGCGCGGCGAGCAGCTCGCCCTGATGGCTGACCGGGAAGAGGACCAGGGCCTGGGCTGCCTGCCCGGCCTCAATGACGGACTGCCGGGCCACCTCGCGGAAGAGCTCCAGTCGCGTCGAGGGCGCCTCGAACTCGAGGAACTCCGGCGGGTTGGTGAGGGCCTGCCGCGCGCTCATCGTGGCACGGACAGGTGCACCCGCCTCACCACACGCGGTGAGGACCGTCACGAGAGAGAGGAGCAACCCAGGGAGCCAGCGACGCATCAACCGGGAATATACCGATCTGCTTCGGGATCAACCAGCTAAACTCAGCGCATGCGGCCAGGGGAGCAGCTTACCGTTGTCCTTCATCAGACGCGTTCAACCGACAACCTCGGCGCCGTGGCCAGAATCATGGCCAACTTCGGGTACTCACGGCTGATTCTGTCCGAGCCGGTGCTGAAGTCGATCGAGGGCGCGGAGCGTCTCGCGGTCAAGAGTGACTTCGTCCTGCGGGGCATGGAGGTGGCGTCCGACCTGGGCGAAGCGCTGAAGGACTGCGTGTACGCGGTGGGCACGACTTCTCGTACCCAGCTCAAGGGACGCACCGTGCTGACGCCGGAGGAGGCCATGCAGCGGCTGGCGGAGGAGAGCGTGCGCGGACGTGTGGCGCTCGTCTTCGGCGGCGAGCAGCGGGGCATGTCCGACGAGGACCTGGCGCGGTGCACGGACGTGCTCGCGATTCCCACGTCGGCGGTGCAGCCGTCCATGAACCTGGCGCAGTCGTCAGCGGTGCTGCTGTACCTCTGTCACCGTCAGGGGCTGACGCCCACGGCCGCGGTGGAGGCGGCGCCGGGCGCGAAGCTGGGCACGCTGGGCGCGCTGGCGAAGCGGATGCGGGACGTCATGCTGCGCGCGGAGTTCCTCAACCCGCAGGCGCCGCAGCACGTGCTGAACGAGCTGGAGCAGACGTTGATGCGTGCGCGGCTGACCCAGCGCGAGGCGGAGCTGTGGCTCACGGCCTTCAAGCACCTGGAGCGCGCGGTGACGCGGGGCGCCTCTACCTGAGGAAGAGGCCGCCCCGGCGCCGACGGCGAGTCGCGGTCTACGCCGCGTCCTTCTTGAAGGCCTCGCCGTGGTGCTTCTCGCACAGGCCGCCCTTGAACGTCTTCACGCGGCAATCCGGCTTGGAGCAGGTGCGGTAGCGGCTGTGCGGCAGGTCGCCCTGGCGCCACTGCTTGTAGTGGAAGTAGCAGTAGTTCTTGGCGCGGTACGGGCGCTTGCAGCCCTCCACGGTGCACGCCTTCTTGCCATTGCTCTTGGCGAAACGCGGCCAACTGGTGCGCTTCTGGGTCGTCTGGGCCTCGGCCATTGCGAAACTCTCCTGCGAAACGATGCGAAGTCGCGGCGCCACACCGAGGTGGACCCGCCGCAAGGGTACGGAAAAAGGCGCACTGTCTAGCGCCCATGACCCCCGAACGCAAGGAGCCCGGGAAACCAGGGTTCAGCACGGCCCAGTCCGGACTTCAGGGCGCGGGGGCGTCTTGGCCAGAACCCCCCGTCCCAGGGGCTGCTTCCCCGGGGGGCGGAGTCGCCCGGCGGCCCTTCGAGCGAGGCACCGGGGACAGCAGGTCGTCCACCACCGGCTGAGGGGCCCCCGCGTGCCGCCCGGGCGCGGTGCTGGCCACGGTGGGCAGGGGCGTCTCCTCGGAGGGCATCTCGTCCAGCTTCAGGGTCAGCTTCATCGGGCGCCCCAGCCGGTGGACCTGGAACTTCACGTCGCGGCCCACGCCCCGGGCGGCCACCTGCCAGCGCAGCGCATGCGCCCGGCGCACACGCCGCTGGTCCACGCGGACGATGACGTCGCCCACCTGCAGGCCCGCGCGCTCGGCCGGGCCGCCTTCGACGATGTCCGTCACCACCACCCCGCGGCCTCGCCGCAGGTTGAAGGCCTCGGCCACCTCTGGAGAGAAGTCCTGCACGCTCATGCCCAGCCATCCGCGGCGCACGCGGCCGTGGGACTTGAGGTGCGGAATCACCGTCTTCGCGATGTCGATGGGGATGGCGAAGCCGATGCCCTGGCCCGCGACGTTGACCGCGTTGGCCACCGCCACGACGTCACCGTGCAGGT containing:
- a CDS encoding RNA methyltransferase; translation: MRPGEQLTVVLHQTRSTDNLGAVARIMANFGYSRLILSEPVLKSIEGAERLAVKSDFVLRGMEVASDLGEALKDCVYAVGTTSRTQLKGRTVLTPEEAMQRLAEESVRGRVALVFGGEQRGMSDEDLARCTDVLAIPTSAVQPSMNLAQSSAVLLYLCHRQGLTPTAAVEAAPGAKLGTLGALAKRMRDVMLRAEFLNPQAPQHVLNELEQTLMRARLTQREAELWLTAFKHLERAVTRGAST
- a CDS encoding ABC transporter substrate-binding protein, with protein sequence MKGCVAALLVALLPAAVVAQQPARPRVVAVKSAHLAPYASVIAGFAAEARAEVQEVMLDESAGAAARLFKKLAAQKPALVLALGPLAANAARRSLGEDVPVLFAMVPYYEKYGLDGANVTGISLTSDMGPELEALKAVSPKVKRVGILHDPRFSAGTVTQARAAAASRGMSILPLELEAGGRAEKALDGAVGKVDALLMVADKTVGNAAVVQALIAFAAVHRVPLAALTPSQVKEGATLALSPSPTAIGQQAGRLANRIIHEKVNPGALAVVQPEGLDLSLNLTAARKLGPSSDAVLELLRLAARRDFAVKVYE
- a CDS encoding bifunctional serine/threonine-protein kinase/formylglycine-generating enzyme family protein; the protein is MLCYRCGSLVPASQDTCPTCGLKHDASARPPAGAARRRGADGAPYKPGDVVAGRYAIREVVGSGPMGFVFRAQDEEIDVEVALKAVHPRLVQQPEERMQFALSMRVAKKLNHPNLLRVYEEGVDGDRPFITMQLLEGMTLRRMMEQRTARGQLFSLKEVEPLLSQMAAALDAAHRFGPHSDVKPENVIVLPDLLKVTDYGLGLAVPHLPFVQAQKGQRADVYIAPEYVGGGELDTRMDVYSLAAIVGEMLTGLVPEDGVIPGLTMHHPDLPTSIEALYRRALNFNPLARPKTAGEFLTEFSNILARTPAAVVSRTRSLPAPPGSSAANTARQAARPPPPVPTGMLPAVQEEDLPPPPGVAAPKPPAPVPDLPPPVDATQPLDAVSLAAIMGRGKPAASPAPQHLTEQALPFIAPPVVAAKGAPSAQGSASRPASSPPVPSRAAPARKDSEDASERGAASEAALSRSAAPTQVDAPAVTDGRSSAMTLDEAPAVPAPRPAPPTLDSAPAVGRSRSRARDGAQDEASSRSREGGAEDTGSRARGRASEDSGVRTRRRGSEVSDPGARSGAKRSEPSEGSSSRAAPRGAVLTRSATRAAKPQRSMLKLVLLVLGCLALGAGGGFLAIKALQKSRGQGTAPVAGPGGAAALAAPVGGCPAGMRLVSGGAFKMGRSDDDALASPDERPVASIQVSSFCVDEYEFPNRAGAMPKVAVAWEEARGTCEREGKRLCTEEEWEKACKGPGNSRFPFGEAQSVGACNTAASPGGLAASGRFERCKSGYAVMDLAGNAAEWTATRVGAQAYALKGGAFDQPDPASRCSARSNGVPTVRSNAVGFRCCASVRQ
- a CDS encoding vegetative protein yields the protein MAEAQTTQKRTSWPRFAKSNGKKACTVEGCKRPYRAKNYCYFHYKQWRQGDLPHSRYRTCSKPDCRVKTFKGGLCEKHHGEAFKKDAA
- a CDS encoding phosphoribosylaminoimidazolesuccinocarboxamide synthase, with the protein product MNTSALHAQLPLTLQQMDLPALGQHYRGKVRETYRQDDRLILVTTDRLSAFDHILTTLPFKGEVLNRLAAFWFERTKHIVPNHVLDVPDANVTVARACQPFAVEVVVRGYLTGSLWRDYQKGTHTAYGLPFPDGLRKDEAFPAPLITPSTKAEYGLHDEPISEKELLARGLATPRDWARISEAALGLFAEGQKWARSRGLILVDTKYEFGKVGDTLYVIDEMHTPDSSRYWMADEYEARFAKGEDQRMLDKENIRQWLIRERNFSGQGTPPPIPDDVRVDLAAKYVAAYEHITGTPLTLEPGDVKTRIERNLREKGYLK
- the purB gene encoding adenylosuccinate lyase, giving the protein MIPRYSRQEMSSLWSDEARYSRWRDVELAALEGMVEAGLAPREALQDCLARAGDFTPEDAAKIEEIERTTKHDVIAFLTFMEERVGPSARWLHLGMTSSDVLDTSLALTLRDALDLILKDVDRVMAAVEKRAFEHKHTLQMGRSHGIHAEPITFGHKLAIWYDELRRARTRLEHARDVIAVGKISGAVGTFAHLPPAVEEHVCRKLGLKPAPASSQVVQRDRHAEFFTALALLGSSIEKFAVEIRHLQRTEVREAEEPFTAGQKGSSAMPHKRNPILSENLTGLARLLRGYAVSAMEDVALWHERDISHSSVERVIGPDATILADFMLIRFARLMEDLRVYPEQMKKNLDLLGGVVNSQRLLLELARKGMDRQAAYVIVQRNAMKLYEEGLDFRQALLADEDLRKMMTPEEISDCFSPGYHTRHMDDVFQRVFGRSA